The genomic DNA AACTTTTGATCCATTAATTGAAACTAAGTGTGTTCTATTTTACAAAAAAATAATTAAATTATTAGAGCAATCAGATAATACAGATACTTCATTGTATTGAAATACAATTAAAAAGTCAAAAGAAATAAGGGATTCAAAAAATAATGATTGACTAAATATTTCAAATGAAATAGAAAAAGAAATAAAATCATTTTCTACAGTTGATATTGAATTTGTAAATTTAATTGAAAAACTAATCTTTGATTCAAAAAATAATTTTTTTGGTAGATACAAAAGTGATTTAGAAGAGTTAATTGAAGATTATCATTTTGCATTAAAAACATGAGATTTATTGGCAGCTGAAATAAAACTTGAACAAATTTTGGCAATTACTTTTAGAAAAAAAGAATTATTACCAAAAGTAGGTTTTTGTTTGAAAAATAAGGTTTTAAACAATTATAAAAACATTGACCAAAAAACAAATGTCATTAATCGATTAGAAACTGCAAAAAATAATAGAGATTTTAAAGGTTATAGAGATATCTGTGTAGAAATAATAAAAAACGTTTCACCAATAAAACCAATAATTAGTAATTATGTTAACAAAATAATTTATAATTAACATAATTAAAAGAGGTGTTTTTATTGAAAATAATAGGAGTTAGTGGTTTTATTGGAACTGGTAAAACAACTTTGTTAGATCATTTAAGCAAAAACCCTAAAATAAAAGTAATTCAAGCTGATAAAGTTTCTAAAGATATTCTTTATGATAAGAAAATATTAGATTTTATTAGAAAATTTATGCCAGAAATTATGAATGAAAATAAAATTGAAAGATCAATTTTGAGAAAGTTTTTATTTAACAATCATAAACTTAATGAAAAATTTACTAAAATTGCTTGACCATTAATTTCAAATGAAATTAAAAAAATTATTGAAATTGAAAAAGGTGCAGAATTAATTTTTATTGAAGCTGCAGTTATAAGCGGAATTAAACTAAAGTTTGATAAGAAAATATTATTAACAATGGATAATGAAAAAAGATTAGAAATTGTCAAACAAAGAGATAATAGGGAACTAGAGGAAATAGAGTCCATTACAAAATTTCAAATGAAAAAACTTAAAAATACTAAATTTGATTATGTTTTAAATAATAATAAAAATAAAAAGGAATTTTTAAAAGAGATTGATAATTTAATTGAACTAATAAAAAGGGATAGTTCTTGTAATTTATAAAAAAACTGACATTTTAAATAAAAATCAAGATTTAACTCTTGATTTTTATTTTTTATTTATAGGTTTTTTTGCAATTGGTCTTTTAATACTGTTACTTTTCCTATCATCATTAATCAAACCAACTTGCTTTAATGCCTCTTTAACAGCTTGTTGAATTAATTCTTGGGTTTCTTCTTGAGTAAACATTTTTTCATTAATTTTTTCCTTTTTTACTGGTTTTATTGCTTTGGACTTAAGTTCTTGAATTTTATTAGATTCATTAGTAGTTAAATTGCCTTTTTTAGAGACAATAGAAGGTCTTTTTGTTCTTGGTAGTAGTATTTCACTAGAATCACTTTTATTTACTCTTTTAGGGGCCTTATATTGAGTTTCTGGATGTTCTTTTTTATAAGATTGAGCATTTTCAACATTTTTTTGTAGATCACTTGAAGTATTTGAACGTGAAGAGGGTGTTTTAGACTTATTCATTTTTGCTTTTAAAATTGCAATCCTGTCATTAATTTCTTCACTAGTAACTACATTTGTTTCTGGTTCATCTAATGTACGTTTAGCTATTTTTTCTTTTTCTTTTTTAATTCTAACTTTTGCTTTTGCTAAAATGTCACCAATACTACCTGGAGCATCTTTTTGTTTTGATTGACTTTGGCTAATTTCTTCTTCTGTTTGAATACCATGCATTCTTCTAATTTTTGCATTAAGGTCTTCTTGAATCACTTTATTTTTATTAAAGACATTTTGCAACTCACAAGTATGAATTTTTAGATGAGTAGGGCAAAACTTTGGTACAATTCCTGACATAAAAACCTCCATAGAATTTATTTTAAAGTAGTTATTCAATACGATTTTAACATTATTAAGTGTTTAATAAAGGCCAAAAATCTTGTTTTTACAAAAAAAGTGCATATTGTAATATGCACTTTTTATAATATTTCAAACATTATATTGCAGTCCATACACTTAATATTTAACGTTGCTTCTCTTGAATTGTTTATAATAGTATCACAGCCTTTACAAAGATACTTATTACTCTTATTATAACCCTTTGGTTGATAATTAATAGCATCTTTGTGCATTAGAGACTTAAATAGGTCTTTATTAAAATCTAACTGATTTTCAATATAATTTATAAGATCTAGTGTAGGGGAAGTGGATGAGAAACCACGTCTAGAGTTTTTAGCAACAGTTAACATAGCAACCTCTTCACAAGTTTTTTTAAAATGTTTATTATGTCTTTGATTGTTTTCAACATCTTTAATATTTCTTTCAAAATTGTATTGGTGTACCATTTCATGAACAAGTACCCCTATTATGTTTAAATAATCTCCATTTAAAGCTAAAGTTCATATAGTTATCTGATTTAACTCATCTGATCAATCTTTTGCTGTATCAAAATGGCCTAATGTTAACCTACTTTTTCGCTTACTAGTTTCAATATTTATTTTAATTTGTGAAAGGGTATTAGAAAATAAGAATTTATTTAATTGATTATGTATTGAATGTAGTTCTAAAATTAAATCATCAATTCGATATTTCATATAAGACCCCCTATTTATTTTTTCATTTATTAATAATTTGTTCGTTAGAAATATGAA from Spiroplasma endosymbiont of Cantharis nigra includes the following:
- a CDS encoding SprT-like domain-containing protein, with the translated sequence MKYRIDDLILELHSIHNQLNKFLFSNTLSQIKINIETSKRKSRLTLGHFDTAKDWSDELNQITIWTLALNGDYLNIIGVLVHEMVHQYNFERNIKDVENNQRHNKHFKKTCEEVAMLTVAKNSRRGFSSTSPTLDLINYIENQLDFNKDLFKSLMHKDAINYQPKGYNKSNKYLCKGCDTIINNSREATLNIKCMDCNIMFEIL
- the coaE gene encoding dephospho-CoA kinase (Dephospho-CoA kinase (CoaE) performs the final step in coenzyme A biosynthesis.), translated to MKIIGVSGFIGTGKTTLLDHLSKNPKIKVIQADKVSKDILYDKKILDFIRKFMPEIMNENKIERSILRKFLFNNHKLNEKFTKIAWPLISNEIKKIIEIEKGAELIFIEAAVISGIKLKFDKKILLTMDNEKRLEIVKQRDNRELEEIESITKFQMKKLKNTKFDYVLNNNKNKKEFLKEIDNLIELIKRDSSCNL